The nucleotide window GGTCCAGAGATCCTCCCTTTTCTCGCAATTTTCAGGTATAATCAAACAACTATTTTGATTGTGGGGTAAAATCAAACAACTAGTAATGGATGTTTGTGTATTTGCAGTGGACATGAGGATTCATGTTTCACTACGATCGATTGTGGTCTCATTGGTGCTCAAGATGCGAGGCCGCCCGTTCCTGCATTTCCAGTTTCAACCTCAGCAGGAAATGGTTGTGTAGGATACTTAAACTATAATCTTCTAGGTTCTTTTGGGTTAATATGTAGTGTAGGATAGTTAAACTCTAATCTTCTAGGATCTTTTGGGTTAATGTGTAGGATCTTATGTTTGATCATAGAACACATTGAACAGGGATGAGCTCTGCTGTTAATTTGACCATTGTTAAGTTGCTGCTGTTATTACTCTGCTGTTAATTTGAGTTTATGTGTAGGATCTTATGGTTGATCATAGAACACATGTGTAGTGTAGTTGACTGTTATGTTGTTGTTAACTTGCTCTGCTCTTAAGTTGCATATCAGAAGCATTGACTGTATATTTGGTTGCTCTGCTGTTAATGTTAAGTTGCTGCTGTTAATGTTAAGTTGCTCTGCTGTTAATCTTAAGTTGCTCTGCTGTTAACTTAGAAGCATTGCTGTTAATGTTGGTCATAGAACACATCAGAACACATTGACTGATGCAGAGGTGCTGATGCATTTGCATTTGCACTTGGTGCAATCACCATCACTTTCAGTCCCTTGCATAAGTGAAAGAGGGTGTTCGTGATCTTGAGTCTCATGAATGCTTCAGAACTTTATATTCACCAAACTAGAAACACTTGTTATGCTTAACCCATAGTTATAGATATATGTGTTGTTTTTAGGCAATAATATGGATATGCAGGCTTCTACAAATGCAACAGGCTTGTACAATGCATATAGGTCAATAGGTGTATGTTGAAAGTCATAGGTGTATGTGCAATTTGACTTATGAAAGTCAAATATGCTTGTACAAATGCTTATGGCTCAACACCAAGAATTGTCATTTCTAAATTTCGACATTACAAACTTGGTTGAATTCTGTTTGACTTGACAGTGAACCTGTCAAATGCTGAAGGTTCTTAATGGTTTTTGAATTGACAGTGAACCTGTTTGACTTCTTCATGGTTTTtgaattctgttacaacacttgATGCCATACACACAATGGACATGTGAACCTGTTTCTGGATGTGTATGGGCTTCAGCCAGGTTCATGGAGATTGGACAGTAGCGAAGGGTGGTCAACGGTGGCTGAGTGGCTTGAATTCTGTTACAAGCCTGTTTATATGGTGGTGGAATCGAATATGGATGGTGGCGGGAAAGGTTTTGGAAATTGCAGGGGGTAATTTTGCTTCTAAACATAAATTATAGGGGGTTATAAGAAAGGGTTTTTTAGTAATTTACCCAAGTCAACACATCAACCAACATATTTGATTCCAGGGAGTAAACATGCGACATAACAGcaaacgttggggggtaaaataaaagggtaaaatagtcatttcacCCCCAAGTCAATAGACCAGTCAAGAAAATTGAAGCCGGGGGGTAGAATTGCGACATAACAGTTGACAAtgaggggtaaaattgcaattattatTTCCTTAAAGGGGGTAAAggtgccaatgacccctaacctcaaagggtaaaattgcagtttactctaaaattaaaaaagaaaaatgcTACCATGAAACCTTGTCCATTAAAACAATGTTCAGTCTAGTAAATGTTAGGTATGCTgtaaatttaaaaccaaaaataataatataaatagaAAAAGCACCTTTAATATGCCCATAAAATAATAAGACGCGTTTCGTGTTGGTTTGGATTGCAAAATCGATTTAGGGTTCcggcgagagagagagagagatgggtggCGGAAATGCGCAGAAGTCGAAGACGGCCCGTGAAAGAAATCTGGAGAAAGCTAAAGCTGCTTCCAAAGGTACCACCTACCTCTACCATTACCCCCAATTCTTCTTAATTCCTCCATCACAATCTCATTCGCTTCTTCATCTACAGGCAGTCAACTTGAAGCCAACAAGAAAGCTATGAACATCCAGgtttctttctctctttcttttcaTTTCATCCACAACTTTTTAATTCTTTTTATGTTTTAGCACTTGATTTTGTAATTTTTACTAACTTAGATATTAACAACAACAGGGCAGTGGATAttgtttttgacaaaataaaattagtttgaaCATGTATTAATCAGTGCAAGATCTTTATAAGATAAACTTAACATGTCTCAATAATAAGATGGAAGGATGTTCACGCTTCTTCCTGATTATAGCCTTGAAGCTTCTACAAACTCTCTAGGATATCATGTCGTCTTAAAGAAAAGTTTCTAGTTATTCGATTCAATACATCTTGGACATCCATTTTAATGGTGGTGGATACATATGAAAGGGGAGGTCTCGGGGTCATAGATTCATCATTCATACTTGTTTGGGTGTTTGGGGTTCCTTATTTTGCACCAATTTTTAACTTATTGACTTCTGAGAAGttaaaaggaatcccaaacaccctttGAGAAGGATTTTTATGGCTAAAAGAAATCACAAACACTCTCTGAGAAGGACTTTTATGGCTTAAAATGGCTTGAAAAAGGAGAAATTGAGAAGTAAGAAATTCTTACTTCTCACTTATGACTTCTTAGAAGTTATAAGTCATAAGTTAAAAGGAATCCCAATCACCGTACATTTATCTTTTGTAAGCACTAGGGGTGTTCATGATCCGATCCGATCGAGGgtctgctcatgctcggattgaattacaGCCGATCCGATCGGATCGAATTTGCAAAACCGAGCACAAAAgtgatgctcatgctcggattgaatttgaatcgatcgGATCGTTTTCGCTCGGTTTTTATGAAATCCTAACTAAAATCGAGCGGATCGTTTTCGCTCAGTTTCCCTCGATTGAATTACAACAAAAACAAAtcctaacttaattaaaacatgtccaacactttactaacaaaagtaatacataaCTAAAATCATGATTCTAAAAATGTTCGAAGTTCGAACAATTAGTTTATGAGTATTGTTTTAGGAATTAGGGATTTAGGGTTAGATTTTGATATTAACTATTAAGGTGGGCTAGTATATATTTTGGGCTTTTAATTTTTTTGGGCTAGTATATTTTTTGGGCTTTTAATCATtaaaatctataatatatatatatatatatatatatatatatatatatatatatatatatatatattaattattaataaaaaataattcgagctaaaccgagcgatcgacgagcgagcggacctttgctcatgcttggattgaatttggatcgaaccgatccgagcggctcatttacaaactgagcgggaatcgaacgagcatttttcgagcgatcgTCGAGCAGTTTGGACAGCCCTACTAAGCAGCACTTGCtttgaaatatttttttttatctagTTGTTTGTGTTCTATtgcaatttttctttttaaatatgTCTTTAAGTGAGTGAGGGCTTATATTGCTCTTTCTTTTATAAGCACTTGCTTAGAGCCACATACCATATAACTTTTATGTCATCCTTCTTTCACTTGAAGGCTCTACTTTCATTTTTCTGTTATAAGCATTCACTTAGAGGCCCCACACTAGTGTAGTTTCCAAGTCTGAGAACTCTCCGAGTAATCGCTCCAAGTAGGCCGCCGATGCGACTTTCTTCAATTTCGCCTAATTACTCAGAATCGATCAACCTCGGCCAGAgtcggatctagtaggtcaactcaggtcgagtttgacttaaaaaaaaataaaacataatttccaTGCCTACCATATTAGaaaatgaatatcattttcacgtattttgttataaacaTTAAGTAAATTTATGATATTTGACATATGTTTCATTTCCGaaaaaaactaatttctttataatttaacatgtccgagtactccctgAGTACTCTCTAGTCTCCACCTAGGCCGAATACTCTCAACTCCCTgctcgaccgactagggagcgcctagcgacttttgcaaccatgagtGTAAGTCTAGCAATTGTAGAATTTTGGAGGGTAATTATTTTTTTTGCCATATTGATATTATTCTTCAATTTGAGGCCCTGAAAATTTTAGAAATTTAAACTCTTTGTACCGTCACCCTTCTCACATATCGTCAAAGACAAACTTAGGTAATAATATAGCTAGCTTAGCGGTCTTGACCTTATAGACAGACTTTTCGTATTTTAGGGTTCGTTATAACCTTACGCACTTTTTGTTTATTAATTGTGCATTAATTTAAACCTCTTCTACTAGggcttttttattatttgaaaagaaaaacatttAATTAAGGATATACATATatctctgtgtgtgtgtgtgtaattgGCGGTAGACGGGTTCAAGTAATGTTCTGAGGAATTCAACATTTTTGTGAAGTTGACATTTCCATCCATTCTCTACGATATCAGAAGATTTATCATAGAATTCCTTttcttaaaaagaaaaaaaagatcctctaagtCTCTTTAGCCCTCTGCATGGCCTTGTAGATGTAACCCATAACGGGCTTTCTTTCACAGTCAACCAAACTAAGGATATACTAACACGAGGATCGTTAACTTGAGAGCATATAGTGTTTTCCTAGAAAATCGTGTAAAGGGGTAGGCTTCACTTTTTTTGCCCTTTGGATCCTTCGACCACTTGCTATCTATCCATTCTTGAGAAACAATCTTTTTTTCTCAAACTGTTTGTATGCTTGTGAAATCAGAGAAGAATGGATGTAGCAAATCTTGTAACAACGCCCCTATGCAAGCTCCTTTGATTTGTGAACATCTTCATCAAGTTCACTAGACCAACATTGTTGGATATTTATATATTTGTGAACATTGCATTCTTTAAACAAGTTCACTTTTGGTATTTGTTTCCTGATATTATCCAACATAAGATCTGTGCAATGCGCCACACATGGAGAAAAGAAGAATATAGAATGGAACTGTAGATTATAAAGTAGAAgtcttgaagaagaagaagatagaTTAAACCTGGGTAAAGCGTCTGCATTTAGGTTTTTCTTCATTTACGAAGTTACCGCCGTAcaattatgtgtgtgtgtgttaatttttctctatttatttttatagttttccgCATGTCTTTTTATGCATGACCCAACCCAGCTATTCTTTAGTTACCGCCGTACATATGAAGGTTTTTGTTACTCCATTTTAATTGAAAATGCTAACTTGTCTTAAAAACAGTAAGTTTAAATAAATTTTGGGGCATGAATCTGATAGTGTGATTTAATTGATATTAGTGCAAGGTATGCATGCAAACCTTCATATGCACAACATCAGAGGTGAAATGCAGGGAACATGCTGAAGCAAAACACCCTAAAGCTGATGTCTACACTTGCTTCCCTCATCTCAAGAAGTGATCGGAGACGACTATGTGACATGCGTCTTCTTTAAACAAATGGTTTGTGGAATATGTTTATAATATTTTCGTGTTTTTATTtaacttctctttctctttccgGCTTATGTTTAAGATGTTTGGTAATGAATGACTCCTGGTTGCAATAATATATAAGATTGTGTCGTATGTGACTGTATgcacttttcttcttctttcatgtTTTGGAAAGAAACAAGTTATCATCCATTATACATATCCTAAAGGCTTTCTTTGAAATGTGGATGTACACTCAGTTGTTTGATAAAATGTTTCTAATTAACAAATTGAAGTTTCTAACAAATATAATGATCATTACAAATTCAAAATTTAGCTGTTATATCTCTAATAACGAATGTCTTTTCTCTCATTTATAATCTGTAATAGCAAATATTGTTGAGATTAAAAACCCGAAAGTTTGTTTATTACTTCATAATGAAAATTGTTCAGAAATCCTCATTTTTGTTAGCCGGCTATGATTTTGGTTTCTTTCTATCTTGGATGTCATGTCGATCAATTTTGTTATAACATAGAAATTCGACTAATTCAATGTTTTCCGGTTTAAAATTAGGATGAACTGTACCCATAATCATTTTGATATGGTGTATGCAACCCATTAAATGACGCCATAGCCACGACTGACGATTGCAAAAATGTGGGTTCGAGGAGCATGAAGCAGGGATGTGATTGTGGGAATGGCATTTTACATCCAATTTGTATCTCTGTTTGTTCATGAGATGAGTGACTGACTGCTGTTGTGGTGGTGACCTTGGCTTCATGGCCGCCAAATAAAAGCGCTTCAACCACCACCTCAGTTTCTGCCATTTGGATGCTCAACGTGACATGTTTCTTGGGTGGGTGTGGGCGTCAGTTTAACGGCGATGAGTATCATTTGTGGAACGACAGCGAGACGTAAACATCCTGACCCAGCTCCCTACTTAAGACCTATtagatttttatatttatataatccCCAAACAacccaacttttttttttgacCGGCCAAAGGAGAAATTATATACCACACCAAAAGTCAACAACAAAGCCTATAGCAAGCTGCTATCAGGCAAAAAACAacagaacaaaaaaaaaaaaaaaaaaaaagaaaaaaacacagAAACAACATTAACCAAAGTTGAAGCCAATAAATCTACTCCAATCCTCCATGCTGATGTCCAACAGTTTGCGTCTTCTAATCTTCCACCAAAAAGTGCCGGTCTTGATTTCTTCCACCACCATGCTAATCGATGTGTTCTTCCCATTAAACAGTTTATTGTTTCTGCACAACCAAATACACCACACTGTCATAAGACAGATTGCGTATAGAACTTCCTCCTTTTTATCAATGCTAAGGTTGAGACAGTGTGATAGCAGCTGGTTTATAGAGTCAAAGGTCGCCGGAATGGCTATTCTGCACCAGACCAACACTTGCCACCAAACGGCCCGCGCAAAAACGCAGGAAGCGAGAAGGTGGTTGACCGTTTCATCCGTTGTACCGCATGCACCACACCGTATGTCCTCTACTGGAACTCCCCTTTCTGCCAAAGCTACTGCTGTGGGGATCCTCTCATTCACAGCCCTCCACAGTCCACACAAATATATTTACCTTCGGTACCGCGATTTTACTCCACCTGAACTGCGGTGTTTGCGTACTCTGTTGCCCCGTATCTTCCAATTCTGCCCTGGTTTGTTTAACCGTGAAGTCCATAATCTGCCCACCACTTTTCCATCTCCATTCGCCCTCGTATCCTGCTGAGTTATCCTGAACCAAATGCTCATTCAGGTCCAACCCCGCACTGCAAAAATCTTTATCAAGATCCAACTGTACTATGGTTGGACATAATTTTATATAAATTTATGGAAAAACGCATTAAATGTTATTGTGatcaaataaattaaaaatacCATGAAGATGTTTGTTTCATAGATGTGAAATGACCCCATACTTTAACAATTTATATGTTACGTGTACATTGACCCCTATAAACAATTGATGCATAATAAAAACTAAAGGTTATAGTAGTGTAGTAGTTAAATTTGTGTTCCTAATTAAAAGTTAGGGGGTTTTCTACCCGTGTAAAGCATTTTCGATCTTTTAAATATAAACCGTCAAAATTAATAAGATACACATCCACTTTTAGCATGTGCCAAATAATCATGTCAAAACGAGCCAATCAGGAGATGACAAATAGGATCCGTCGGCTGAGGTAGCTAGGACTTGACAATCACAAAACTAACAGTGAACTACAAAGGGGTCTACATAATAACCATTTAGATTGAAACATGTGTAAAGTGTGAGCTAATTTAGCCAACGTCTAGAATTTACCCCCCATTGTTTTTCAGACAGTTGAATTTATCCCCCTTTTTCCATCCGTGAGCTAAATCCAGTCCTCGTTTTACAAGTATATTATTTTGAATGATTATTTTGTTGAGCACGTCGTACTTTTCAAGATTTTGTGACAGCTGAATTCTAGCTGTCTTAATCGGCAAATTCTATTTGTCATCTCTCGATTGGCTCATTTGGACATGTCTATTTTGACACAAGCTAAAATCATTATCTATTTTATTAATTTTGTGGATCAacatgtatatattttttttttttttttttgtgattttcacatattgtATTGGTCATTCACTAAAAATAACCCAAAGTTACCTTTGTTGTGATACCAGTAAAAGAATTTTAATGGCACAACCAGACAATACACAATACCCTGCCTGCACACGTTCAGATGCTCTTCACGTAGTCAGTGCTATT belongs to Helianthus annuus cultivar XRQ/B chromosome 5, HanXRQr2.0-SUNRISE, whole genome shotgun sequence and includes:
- the LOC110881967 gene encoding uncharacterized protein At2g23090 gives rise to the protein MGGGNAQKSKTARERNLEKAKAASKGSQLEANKKAMNIQCKVCMQTFICTTSEVKCREHAEAKHPKADVYTCFPHLKK